Proteins from a single region of Hordeum vulgare subsp. vulgare chromosome 6H, MorexV3_pseudomolecules_assembly, whole genome shotgun sequence:
- the LOC123402174 gene encoding photosystem II 5 kDa protein, chloroplastic-like has protein sequence MASLTMMASLSAAVAVDRRAAAPRRGLVVARAAKVERQQEPAAKLAAVEPATDGRRAVVFAAAAAAVSAIGTAAFAESDVKKGTPEAKKKYAPVCITMPTAKICHN, from the coding sequence ATGGCGTCGCTCACCATGATGGCGTCCCTCTCCGCGGCCGTGGCGGTCGACCGGCGCGCGGCCGCCCCGCGCCGCGGCCTCGTGGTGGCCCGGGCCGCCAAGGTCGAGCGCCAGCAGGAGCCGGCGGCCAAGCTGGCGGCCGTGGAGCCCGCCACCGACGGCCGCCGCGCCGTGGtgttcgccgccgccgccgcggccgtCTCGGCCATCGGCACGGCGGCGTTCGCCGAGTCGGACGTCAAGAAGGGCACCCCAGAGGCCAAGAAGAAGTACGCCCCCGTCTGCATCACCATGCCCACCGCCAAGATCTGCCACAA